The genomic segment CTACGCCGCGTTCGAGACCGCTTCGCTGGCCAAGATCAACCTGATCCCCAAACACATCTGGGAGCCGGTGTTGAAGGACCTGATGGAGAAGCCGGAGAACGCGGAGTCCTACCAGGAGGAGATCCCCATCGGATCCGGCCCCTTCAAGTTCGTCCACTGGAAGCCGGCCGAGGAGGTGATCCTGGAGGCCAATCCGGACCACTTCAACGCGCCCAAGATGAATCGCTGGATCCTGCGGGTCATCCCCAACGTGGAGGCGACCCTGGGCATGCTGAAGACCGGCGAGATCAACTTCCTGTCGGACTACACCGGCGACCTGGAGCTGTTGAAGAGCCAGGTGGACAAGCAGGACAACCTGACCATGGTCTCCACCGTCGAGGTGGGCTTCCGCTTCCTGGCCTTCAACCTGCGCCGGCCGCCCTTCAATGACGCAGCGTTCCGGCGGGCGGTGGCCACCGCCATCCCCAAGCAGGTGATCCTCCAGTCGGTCTACAAGGGGTTCGGCGTGATCGCGGACTCGCACGTCTCGTCGGCGCTGGAATACTGGCACAACCCCAACTTGCCCAAGTTCGGCGAAGGAGATATCCAGAAGGCCAAGCAGATCCTGGCCGACGCCGGGTATGCATGGGATGACGAAGGACGCCTTCTGTATCCGGAAGGACAGGTGGAGACGCTGGCAGGCGAATAGGCCGCATTCGCCCCGGTCCCATAATGCCCGCATCACAGTAGGGGCGGGTCTGAGACCCGCCCCTACAATCCTACAATCCAAGCCAACCAGGCAACAAATGGCGGGAAAAAGTGCTTCTCCAGGGCTGCAGGACTTGATGCCAACGGGACAGGATAATTCCGCCCTTGCTTCCGAAATCGCGTATGCAGGAGAGGAGGGACGATGCAACAAGGACGCTGGCGTTACCTGGTCGGGCGTCTGCTGCAAAGCGTCCTGGTCTTGTGGGTGGTGGTGACCATACTGTTCCTGATCTTTCGGCTGGCGCCGGGGAACCCATTGGTGGCCTATATCGACCCCACCTTCACGGAAGAGCAGCAGCAGATCCTGCTCCACCAGTTCGGGCTCGATCGGCCGCTATGGGTGCAATATTTCATCTACCTCGGCAACCTGCTGAAGGGAGAGCTTGGGCAATCATTCTTCTATCGTGATTCCGTATCTCAACTGGTGTGGGAGGCCTTCCCCAACACCATCCTGCTGACCGGCGTGGCCCTGGTATTGGCCTACATCGCAGGCGTGATCGGGGGCATCATCATGGCGTGGCGGCGGGGAACCTGGCTGGAGAAGATCGGGATCACCTTCACCCTGATGACCCGTGCCGCCCCCGAGTTCTGGGTCGGCATGATCGCCCTGACCATCTTCTCCTTCACCCTGGGCTGGTTCCCCTCATCGGGGGCCACCAGCCCGGGCACGATCTACGAGTCCGAGCTGGAGAAGATCCTCTCCCTGGACTTCTGGCGCCACCTGGCGCTGCCCGCCCTGACCATGGCGCTGTACCTGCACGGCCTCCCCCTGCTCCTCATGCGCAACAACATGCTGGACGTGCTGGAGGAGGACTTCATCGTCATGGCGCGCATGAAGGGGCTCTCCGAGTGGCGGATCATGTTGCGCCACGCCGCCCGGAACGCGCTGCTCCCCGTGGTGACCGCGATGGCGCTGGGGGTGGGCTACAGCATCGGCGGCAACGTCGTGATCGAGAACGTCTTCGGCTGGCCCGGCATCGGCCGCCTGCTGGTGCGAGCCGTCGGCGCCAGCGATTACCCGCTGGCCCAGGGGGCCTTCTTCCTGATCGCCGTGGTGATGGTCGTCATGAACCTGGTGGCCGATCTGCTATACGGGCTGTTGGATCCCCGAGTCTCCACCGCCAGGAGGGTAGGAGGATGACAACCGAGACGATGGTCCCTCCCTCTCAAGCGACATGGCGTCGTTCGTGGGTGGTCGAGAACCTGCTCAGCGCGCTGAGGGCCTCGGCCCAGGTGCTGCGACAGGACCGCTTCGCGCTGGCGGGGGCGCTGATCTACGCCTTCTTCCTGCTCGTGGCGATTCTGGCGCCCTACATCGCGCCCTACGATCCCCAATCCATCGTCACGGACGAGGCGGGCACCTGGATGGCCAACCAGAAGCCCTCCGCCCAGTTCCTGCTGGGGACCACCAACGTCGGACGCGATATCTTCTCCCAGCTCGTGTATGGCGCGCGGGCGGCCCTGCTGGTCGGCTTCACGGCCGCGCTGGCGGTCGCCATCATCGGGACGTTGGTCGGGCTGATCGCCGGGTACTACGGCGGCATGGTGGACACCATCCTGATGCGCATCACCGATGTCGCCTTCGGCATCCCGTTCCTCCCCCTGGTCATCGTCCTGGTCGCCTTCCTGGAGCCCAGCATCTGGAACACGGTGGCGGCTATGGCGCTGCTCCTGTGGCGCGACTCCGGGCGGGTGATCCGGGCGCAGGTGCTGACGGTGCGCGAGCGCAGCTTTGTGGAGGCGGCGCGGGTCACCGGGGCCAGCGACCTGCGGATCATCTTCCTGTACATCGCGCCCAATATCCTGCCGCTCACCTTCCTGTACGGATCGCTGGCCGTCGGCTGGGCGATCCTGACGGAGGCGGCGGTCAGCTTCCTGGGCTTCGGCGACCCGAACACCATCAGCTGGGGGTACATGTTGCAGGACGCCTACGTCTCGCAGGCGATGGCGCGCCAGGCCTACTACTGGTTCATCCCGCCGGGCCTGTGCATCATGCTGACGGTGATGGCCGGATTCTTCATCGGGCGAGGCTTTGAGGAAGTGCTCTTCCCGAGATTGCAACGGCAATGACGAGGAGCCCATGGTGCTATTAGAGGTAAAGGACCTGAAGATCTATTACGATACCACTCGCGGTTCGGTCAAGGCCGTGGACGGCGTGAGCTTCTCCTTGAAGCAGGGGCAGCATCTGGGGCTGATCGGAGAGAGCGGCTGCGGCAAGACCACCGTCGGACGGGCGATCGTGCGCGTGCTGCCTCGAAACGCCCAGATCGTGGGCGGCGAGATCCGCTTTCGCGATCGGGATCTGCTCTCGCTGAGCGAGCGGGAGATGCGCCAGGTCCGCTGGCGTGACATCGCCATCATCCCGCAATCGTCCATGGACGCTCTGGACCCCGTCTACCGGGTGGGAGATCAGGTCATCGAGGTGTTGGTGGAGCGCGGCGGATACGATCGCTCCTCGGCCCGGGAGCGCGCGGTGGAGCTCTTCCAGCTGGTGGGGCTCGATCCCGACCGGTTGCGCTACTACCCACACGAGTTCAGCGGCGGGATGAAGCAGCGCGCCGTGATCGCCATGTCGCTGGCGCTGGATCCGGCGTTGATCATCGCCGACGAGCCGGTGACCGCGCTGGACGTGATCGTCCAGCACCAGGTGCTCCAGCGCTTTCGGGATCTGCAAGAGCGGCTCTCCCTCTCGGTCCTGATGATCACGCACGACATGTCGGTGGTCGCGCAGACGTGCGACTCGGTGGTCGTCATGTACGCCGGGAAGATCATGGAATGGGGAGACGTGGACCAGATCTTCTACCGCCCCTTCCACCCCTACACGTTGGGCCTGAAACAGGCCTTTCCCAACCTGGCGCAGCCCCGGGATGTGCTGATCTCCATCGAGGGATACCTGCCGGACCTGATCGACCCGCCGCCGGGATGCCGGTTCGCCGATCGCTGTCCCTTTGTGCTCTCCCGCTGCCGCGAGGAGGCGCCCTCGCTGATCCAGGTCGAGGATGGGCACTGGGTCGCCTGCCATCGAGTGGAGGACGTGGAGGAGTTGAGAGTTCGGGCGCAGGAGGTGGAGACGTGGCAGACGCTCGCGTAGTGGCCCAAACCGAGGGAGCGAGCCGAGCTTCGGATGCCGGGCCGCTTTTGCAGGTGCAGGACCTGAAGAAGTACTTCCCGCTCCGTCAGAGCTTCTGGGCGGCGATGCGCGGCCGGGACGAGGGGCTGGCCGTGCGCGCCGTGGACGGGGTCACCTTCGATCTGGCGCGAGGGGAATCGCTGGGGCTGGCCGGGGAGAGCGGCTGCGGCAAAACGACGACCGGCAAGCTGGTGCTCAAGCTGGTGGAGCCGACGAGCGGCGACATCCTCTTCAACGGCCGGTCCCTGCGAGAGCTATCGGGCTCCGACCTCAAAGCGTTCCGCCGCCGCGCCCAGCTCATGTTCCAGAACCCCTATGAGGCGCTGAACCCACGCTTCACCATTTACCGCTCCCTCCTGGAGCCGCTCCTGATTCACGGCATCGGCGATGCCCAGGAACGGGAGGAGCGCGTCTTCCAGGCGCTGGAGCGGGTCCACTTGAGCCCGCCGGACAACTATCTCAGCAAGTACCCCCACCAGCTCAGCGGCGGCCAGCTGCAACGGGTGGTGCTGGCGCGAGCCCTGGTGCTGGAGCCC from the Chloroflexota bacterium genome contains:
- a CDS encoding ABC transporter permease produces the protein MQQGRWRYLVGRLLQSVLVLWVVVTILFLIFRLAPGNPLVAYIDPTFTEEQQQILLHQFGLDRPLWVQYFIYLGNLLKGELGQSFFYRDSVSQLVWEAFPNTILLTGVALVLAYIAGVIGGIIMAWRRGTWLEKIGITFTLMTRAAPEFWVGMIALTIFSFTLGWFPSSGATSPGTIYESELEKILSLDFWRHLALPALTMALYLHGLPLLLMRNNMLDVLEEDFIVMARMKGLSEWRIMLRHAARNALLPVVTAMALGVGYSIGGNVVIENVFGWPGIGRLLVRAVGASDYPLAQGAFFLIAVVMVVMNLVADLLYGLLDPRVSTARRVGG
- a CDS encoding ABC transporter permease translates to MVPPSQATWRRSWVVENLLSALRASAQVLRQDRFALAGALIYAFFLLVAILAPYIAPYDPQSIVTDEAGTWMANQKPSAQFLLGTTNVGRDIFSQLVYGARAALLVGFTAALAVAIIGTLVGLIAGYYGGMVDTILMRITDVAFGIPFLPLVIVLVAFLEPSIWNTVAAMALLLWRDSGRVIRAQVLTVRERSFVEAARVTGASDLRIIFLYIAPNILPLTFLYGSLAVGWAILTEAAVSFLGFGDPNTISWGYMLQDAYVSQAMARQAYYWFIPPGLCIMLTVMAGFFIGRGFEEVLFPRLQRQ
- a CDS encoding ABC transporter ATP-binding protein, whose protein sequence is MVLLEVKDLKIYYDTTRGSVKAVDGVSFSLKQGQHLGLIGESGCGKTTVGRAIVRVLPRNAQIVGGEIRFRDRDLLSLSEREMRQVRWRDIAIIPQSSMDALDPVYRVGDQVIEVLVERGGYDRSSARERAVELFQLVGLDPDRLRYYPHEFSGGMKQRAVIAMSLALDPALIIADEPVTALDVIVQHQVLQRFRDLQERLSLSVLMITHDMSVVAQTCDSVVVMYAGKIMEWGDVDQIFYRPFHPYTLGLKQAFPNLAQPRDVLISIEGYLPDLIDPPPGCRFADRCPFVLSRCREEAPSLIQVEDGHWVACHRVEDVEELRVRAQEVETWQTLA
- a CDS encoding ABC transporter ATP-binding protein — its product is MRGRDEGLAVRAVDGVTFDLARGESLGLAGESGCGKTTTGKLVLKLVEPTSGDILFNGRSLRELSGSDLKAFRRRAQLMFQNPYEALNPRFTIYRSLLEPLLIHGIGDAQEREERVFQALERVHLSPPDNYLSKYPHQLSGGQLQRVVLARALVLEPAFLVADEPVSMLDVSVRAGILNLMREMRRDLNLAVIYISHDLSLIQYMCERTAIMYLGRIVEMGPTRQVIGEPLHPYTQALVSAVPVPDPHHRAPALRIKDTVPTPIHLPPGCRFQDRCPHFMPVCREPVPQVQRDGRLVECHLYA